In Sphingobacterium sp. PCS056, the following proteins share a genomic window:
- a CDS encoding Cof-type HAD-IIB family hydrolase — MIKAVFFDIDGTLLSFDTHKVPTSTEKAIQKLKSKGIKVIVSTGRSINSLDHIKYLDFDGFITFNGGYCITKEGDVLFRKGIHATDIKSLIDHAEQHEVSFSLMSEHEISIFKVTPEIASMYELLNLPVPQQRSYADFDMASVLQTNIFIQPEEQETFMNTVMPNSVASRWTPLFADVNPLGQSKQVGIDVFIDHFDIDIKQTMSFGDGGNDITMLKHTAYGIAMGNANPEVKAIADYITDDVDNDGIFNALAHFEVI, encoded by the coding sequence ATGATTAAAGCAGTTTTTTTTGATATCGACGGTACCCTTCTTAGTTTTGATACACACAAAGTACCAACTTCAACCGAAAAAGCCATTCAAAAGTTAAAATCAAAAGGTATAAAAGTCATTGTTTCCACGGGTAGATCTATTAATAGTTTAGATCACATCAAATACTTGGACTTTGATGGGTTTATTACTTTTAACGGTGGTTATTGTATTACGAAAGAAGGTGATGTACTATTTAGAAAGGGAATACATGCGACAGATATTAAATCTTTGATCGACCACGCTGAGCAACATGAAGTCAGCTTCTCACTGATGTCGGAGCACGAAATATCTATTTTTAAAGTTACGCCAGAGATCGCTTCCATGTATGAACTTCTAAACTTACCTGTCCCTCAACAAAGATCTTATGCTGACTTTGATATGGCATCGGTGCTGCAAACCAATATCTTTATTCAACCGGAAGAACAGGAAACATTTATGAACACTGTGATGCCTAATTCTGTGGCAAGCCGTTGGACACCGTTATTTGCTGATGTGAATCCTTTAGGACAAAGTAAACAGGTAGGAATCGATGTATTTATCGATCATTTTGATATCGACATAAAACAAACCATGTCATTTGGGGATGGTGGAAACGATATTACCATGCTAAAACATACGGCTTATGGAATTGCAATGGGGAATGCTAATCCTGAAGTGAAGGCTATCGCAGACTATATTACTGACGATGTCGACAATGATGGTATCTTTAATGCTCTAGCACATTTTGAGGTTATCTAA
- a CDS encoding DEAD/DEAH box helicase → MYTKDVSPQGSDDFHQFRFSDIHFDNEHRYSFYSWMSNLSDHQSPIQILSLKKNEGHFSILSLGITHDIIAVYDCPVLSLFCNCSDHEEFCIHQKLILNEIYKNDHVNLFFSKYAYHDHLKKIAVKYGLEDEQGLEDYFEIQWVDRAVKIHKKQDNLLDLSADIFNTATGTDLKRNDKEVEQQTNILVLKEHKYYKHPQVLLYRATRAKNGSLKNPLQLISCEEMIWTSKDITEGQFFTALHFLGQNTVEEGNQQITAFKKLIKNPLGLEIYQHDKSLAQSISANSLTQITLRELPKTIRIDIDQIGNFFTIRSTVQIAGQDHPLQQLPLVFDYFTQVQQHFYFIENRQILTLFKLFHTTADHLKVHQSKFEDFKRDFLMIMEEVVDVNYLHIPKASSKQIKEQQFYSDTEAIIYLEESGDYINLIPTMRYADVEVPVRSRRSIFGFDKKGKKFLVKRDLEAELQIVSLIIKQHPYFEEQLDEDFQHFYLHRKHFLELDWFLNVFEEWRKHRISIIGFNEIKANTYNSFKGKIAIHVLSGQNWFNVHVDMQFGKSKGSLKNLQKAIRNKSKFISLDDGTQGMLPEEWLHKFEQFFLAGEIIDDSLLQIAETNYSAIDQYFEEEWLSQKAKERLEEIKNKIKNIDQVKPVVLSKDFIGSLRSYQHDGLNWLNFLDEFNFGGCLADDMGLGKTIQIIAFILDQRIKVKNNCNLLVLPTTLIFNWKNELDKFAPSIKTLVLQGADRQKNTQGFEQYELILISYHNLLTDINHLKKQAFNYIFLDESQQIKNPNSQRYQAVTKLTARNRIVITGTPIENSTMDLFAQLSFANPGLLGSKKYFKDVYTTPIDGFSNKKRLEELQRKVKPFILRRTKTEVAKELPAKNEIVLYCEMKPAQRHIYDTYEKEFREFISVKDGDEIRKSPMHVLKGLTKLRQICNSTKLLKTEDLSVEQDACKIEMLVEQVLDKSPYQKIIIFSQFVSMLNLIETALSKHDITALKLTGQTRDRQYIVSQFQENDAQRVILISLKAGGTGLNLTAASLVYLVDPWWNPAVEAQAIDRAFRIGQAKDVTAIRLICPDTVEDKIMKLQANKTAIADNIISSKYNPIADFMNKERLLALFE, encoded by the coding sequence ATGTATACAAAAGACGTTTCGCCACAGGGTTCAGATGATTTTCACCAGTTTCGGTTTTCAGATATTCATTTTGACAATGAACATCGATACAGCTTTTATTCCTGGATGTCGAACTTGTCCGACCACCAATCTCCTATACAAATTTTGTCTCTCAAGAAAAATGAAGGCCATTTTTCCATCCTTTCTCTTGGTATCACCCATGATATCATTGCCGTGTACGATTGTCCGGTACTCTCACTATTCTGTAATTGTTCTGACCACGAAGAATTTTGTATCCATCAAAAACTGATTTTAAATGAAATCTATAAGAATGATCACGTCAATTTATTTTTTTCTAAATATGCATATCACGATCATCTGAAAAAAATAGCAGTCAAATACGGGCTTGAGGATGAACAGGGACTGGAAGACTATTTTGAAATCCAATGGGTGGATAGAGCTGTAAAAATTCACAAAAAACAAGATAATTTGCTGGATCTATCTGCGGATATCTTCAACACCGCAACAGGTACTGATCTAAAACGTAACGACAAAGAAGTCGAACAACAGACCAATATCTTGGTCTTAAAGGAGCATAAATACTATAAACATCCACAGGTCTTGCTCTATCGTGCTACACGTGCTAAAAATGGATCTCTAAAAAATCCATTACAACTGATTTCTTGTGAGGAAATGATCTGGACAAGTAAAGATATCACGGAAGGACAATTCTTTACGGCACTTCATTTTTTAGGACAGAATACCGTAGAAGAAGGGAATCAACAGATAACAGCATTTAAAAAGTTGATTAAAAATCCACTGGGACTGGAGATTTATCAGCATGATAAATCTCTAGCCCAAAGTATTTCGGCAAATAGTCTAACACAGATCACATTAAGAGAACTTCCAAAAACAATTCGTATCGATATCGATCAAATTGGTAATTTTTTTACCATCCGGAGTACGGTCCAAATTGCGGGGCAAGATCATCCTTTACAGCAACTTCCTTTAGTATTTGACTATTTCACCCAAGTCCAGCAGCATTTTTATTTTATTGAAAATCGACAGATCCTGACCCTTTTCAAATTGTTTCATACTACAGCTGATCACCTTAAAGTACATCAGTCCAAATTTGAGGATTTTAAGAGGGATTTCTTAATGATCATGGAAGAAGTGGTAGATGTCAATTACCTACACATCCCAAAGGCAAGTAGTAAACAAATTAAAGAACAGCAATTCTATAGCGATACCGAAGCAATTATCTATCTTGAAGAATCTGGTGATTACATCAATCTGATTCCAACGATGCGGTACGCTGATGTAGAGGTGCCGGTACGGAGTAGACGGTCCATTTTTGGATTTGATAAAAAAGGAAAGAAATTTTTAGTGAAACGGGATCTCGAAGCCGAACTCCAGATTGTCAGTTTAATCATCAAACAGCACCCCTATTTTGAGGAGCAGCTGGATGAAGATTTTCAGCACTTCTATCTGCATCGTAAACATTTCCTTGAATTGGACTGGTTTCTAAATGTCTTTGAGGAGTGGCGTAAACACCGCATCTCTATCATCGGATTTAACGAAATAAAAGCAAATACATACAATTCCTTTAAGGGTAAAATAGCTATTCATGTGCTAAGTGGGCAGAATTGGTTTAATGTCCATGTCGATATGCAATTTGGAAAAAGTAAAGGGTCTCTTAAAAACCTTCAAAAAGCCATTCGTAACAAATCAAAATTCATCTCCCTAGATGATGGTACGCAAGGTATGCTGCCCGAGGAATGGCTTCATAAATTTGAGCAGTTTTTTTTAGCTGGTGAAATAATCGATGACAGCCTCTTACAGATCGCAGAAACTAATTATTCGGCTATCGATCAATATTTTGAAGAAGAGTGGTTATCCCAAAAAGCAAAAGAACGACTTGAGGAAATCAAAAATAAAATCAAAAATATCGATCAGGTCAAGCCAGTAGTACTATCCAAAGATTTTATAGGCAGCCTACGAAGTTACCAACATGATGGACTGAACTGGTTGAATTTTTTAGATGAGTTTAATTTTGGAGGTTGCCTAGCAGATGATATGGGACTCGGGAAAACGATTCAGATCATTGCCTTTATTTTAGACCAACGTATCAAAGTTAAAAACAATTGCAATCTGCTGGTACTGCCAACGACGCTTATTTTCAACTGGAAAAATGAATTGGATAAATTTGCACCATCGATTAAAACACTTGTACTTCAAGGTGCAGATCGGCAAAAAAACACTCAAGGATTTGAGCAATATGAACTGATATTAATTTCTTATCATAACCTGTTGACCGATATCAATCATTTAAAAAAACAGGCTTTCAACTATATCTTTTTAGACGAGTCGCAACAGATAAAAAACCCCAATTCGCAACGATACCAAGCGGTCACCAAACTCACTGCGCGCAATCGTATCGTCATCACTGGAACACCAATCGAAAACAGCACCATGGATCTTTTTGCTCAGCTATCCTTTGCTAATCCCGGATTATTAGGTTCAAAAAAATATTTTAAAGATGTGTACACGACGCCTATCGATGGATTTAGTAATAAAAAAAGACTGGAAGAACTGCAACGCAAAGTAAAACCTTTTATTCTTAGACGCACGAAAACTGAGGTCGCCAAAGAGTTGCCTGCAAAAAATGAAATCGTACTTTACTGCGAGATGAAACCTGCGCAAAGGCATATCTATGATACGTATGAAAAAGAATTTCGAGAATTTATCTCTGTAAAAGATGGAGATGAAATCCGTAAAAGTCCGATGCATGTGTTAAAAGGACTGACTAAGCTGCGACAGATCTGCAACTCAACAAAATTGCTAAAAACAGAAGATCTAAGTGTGGAGCAAGATGCATGTAAAATTGAAATGCTGGTCGAACAGGTGCTGGATAAAAGTCCTTATCAAAAAATAATCATCTTTTCACAGTTCGTGAGTATGTTAAATCTAATCGAAACAGCATTATCCAAACACGATATCACGGCACTAAAATTGACAGGACAAACAAGAGATAGGCAATATATTGTATCGCAATTTCAGGAAAATGATGCGCAAAGGGTTATCTTGATCAGTTTAAAAGCTGGTGGAACAGGTCTAAATCTAACGGCTGCGAGTTTAGTTTATCTGGTAGATCCGTGGTGGAATCCAGCCGTTGAAGCGCAAGCTATCGACCGTGCTTTCCGGATCGGTCAAGCCAAAGATGTGACCGCTATACGTTTGATCTGCCCAGATACTGTCGAGGACAAAATCATGAAACTGCAGGCAAATAAAACAGCCATAGCGGATAATATCATTTCCAGCAAATACAATCCAATAGCGGATTTCATGAATAAAGAGCGTTTACTTGCACTATTTGAATAG
- a CDS encoding alpha/beta fold hydrolase, giving the protein MKKLKQSVEYLKSLEKISVAENIHDIWSYICYSPKMPLRHHQEQLIELASKNKLTVKDEFFSGHLLSFPVFRWGAGKDIVLLTHGWGSKAADFSILIEQLLENPELTIIAFDAPGNGEAEGELSNLILYMEAVQAIITAYGMPAITIGHSLGAMANVAALANIKHKPTWIISLTPLVNLKANFAASMDYVGIPIHVQEHFFQNFEEKFNMKIAYFHLNSLYTFDNTQQHLVLYDKEDKIAPYDYLHSYLDDHPQVEAINLNAVGHEKILRSPEAIALILEKVKTLQSEK; this is encoded by the coding sequence ATGAAAAAATTAAAGCAAAGCGTGGAATATTTGAAATCTCTAGAAAAGATTTCTGTTGCAGAAAACATACATGATATTTGGTCTTATATCTGCTATTCTCCTAAAATGCCTTTGAGACATCATCAGGAACAGTTGATTGAATTAGCCTCAAAAAATAAATTGACGGTAAAAGATGAGTTTTTCAGTGGCCATCTATTATCCTTTCCTGTCTTTCGTTGGGGAGCGGGTAAGGACATCGTTTTGTTAACACATGGGTGGGGATCAAAAGCTGCGGATTTTTCCATACTTATTGAGCAGCTATTGGAAAATCCAGAATTAACGATAATTGCATTTGATGCCCCTGGAAATGGAGAAGCTGAGGGTGAGCTATCCAACTTAATCTTATATATGGAAGCTGTGCAAGCTATTATAACTGCCTACGGCATGCCTGCCATAACGATTGGTCATTCTCTTGGAGCTATGGCCAATGTTGCGGCTTTAGCCAATATCAAACATAAGCCAACTTGGATCATTAGCCTTACTCCTCTAGTAAACTTAAAAGCGAATTTTGCGGCCAGCATGGATTATGTAGGTATTCCCATACATGTTCAAGAGCACTTCTTCCAGAATTTTGAAGAAAAGTTCAATATGAAAATTGCTTACTTTCACTTAAATAGTCTATATACATTCGATAACACCCAACAACATTTGGTCCTGTATGACAAGGAAGATAAAATTGCTCCCTATGATTATCTGCATTCGTATTTGGATGATCATCCTCAAGTAGAAGCTATCAACCTGAACGCTGTTGGTCATGAAAAAATATTAAGATCTCCGGAAGCTATAGCGCTAATCCTTGAAAAGGTGAAAACGTTACAGTCAGAAAAATAA
- a CDS encoding iron chaperone — MKIEFKTVDEYIASFPHDVQQILSQVRKTILAHAPDATEGIAYGMPAYKLKGKPLVYFGSYQKHIGFYATPTGHEQFEDQLAPYKQGKGSVQFPLKQQIPYELIVKMVEYRVAEILKKLK, encoded by the coding sequence ATGAAGATTGAGTTTAAAACGGTAGACGAATATATCGCTTCTTTTCCACACGACGTGCAACAGATTTTGTCGCAAGTACGGAAAACCATTTTGGCACATGCTCCAGATGCAACAGAGGGTATTGCCTACGGTATGCCAGCATATAAATTAAAAGGAAAACCACTCGTTTATTTTGGCAGTTATCAAAAGCATATTGGATTTTATGCTACACCTACTGGTCATGAGCAATTTGAGGACCAACTTGCTCCTTATAAACAAGGTAAAGGTTCTGTACAGTTTCCTTTAAAGCAACAGATTCCTTATGAACTGATCGTAAAGATGGTGGAGTACAGAGTTGCGGAGATCTTAAAAAAGCTTAAATAG
- a CDS encoding RNA polymerase sigma factor: MDQQYIDKVLAGDRHSFRYFLQKYQDMVFSVAMSIVKNESLAEEVAQDAFVKCYHKLDTFHQQSKFSSWLYRIVVNTAFMRLRKIKIEVLDFQPDYNQEVIDEHELTLLEEEERSQLINEALCLLPANESLALRLFYLEEESIKEVSLITGWTDANTRVILHRGRKRMYGILKKLMNKANV; the protein is encoded by the coding sequence ATGGATCAACAGTATATTGATAAAGTGTTAGCGGGAGATCGGCATTCCTTTCGGTATTTTTTACAGAAGTATCAGGATATGGTCTTTTCTGTTGCAATGAGTATTGTGAAGAACGAATCGCTTGCCGAAGAAGTCGCTCAGGATGCTTTTGTCAAATGTTACCATAAATTGGATACGTTTCACCAGCAGTCTAAATTTAGCAGCTGGTTGTACCGAATCGTCGTCAATACAGCCTTTATGCGATTGCGCAAGATTAAAATTGAAGTATTAGATTTTCAGCCTGATTATAATCAGGAGGTGATCGATGAGCATGAACTTACGTTACTGGAAGAAGAGGAGCGAAGTCAACTTATTAATGAAGCACTTTGCTTACTACCTGCCAATGAAAGTTTAGCATTACGCCTATTTTATCTGGAAGAAGAAAGCATTAAAGAGGTTTCCCTCATAACCGGATGGACTGATGCCAATACACGTGTGATCTTGCACCGAGGTCGTAAACGCATGTATGGCATATTGAAGAAATTAATGAATAAAGCAAATGTGTAG
- a CDS encoding DoxX-like family protein, with product MRNSSLHTFLTYSIAFVWFANGLYCKVLNLVPRHQKIVSIILGDQYAGVLTLLIGLAEIIMAIWIVSGFKSRLNCIVQIIVIAMMNSLELLFAPHLLLWGHWNILYALIFILIIYSNEYYFSKNKGHVRIS from the coding sequence ATGCGAAATAGTTCCTTGCACACCTTCTTAACTTATAGTATTGCCTTCGTTTGGTTTGCAAATGGTTTATATTGTAAAGTGCTGAATTTGGTTCCACGACATCAAAAAATTGTCTCCATAATTTTAGGTGATCAATATGCAGGCGTATTAACTTTACTTATTGGTCTCGCAGAAATTATTATGGCTATATGGATTGTAAGCGGTTTTAAGTCACGTTTAAATTGTATTGTTCAAATTATTGTAATTGCTATGATGAACAGTCTAGAACTATTATTTGCACCTCATTTATTGCTATGGGGTCACTGGAATATCTTATACGCTTTGATATTTATCCTTATTATCTACAGCAACGAATACTATTTTTCTAAAAATAAAGGCCATGTTCGCATTTCTTAA
- a CDS encoding GNAT family N-acetyltransferase — MKENYAIQKLADGTPIPYELLLLADETKEAINKYIFDCTIFTLINEKSNDLVGVMAILQLDQDTVELKNMAIAAHEQSQGFGSDMLSFLKSYARDQQCQQIWVGTADIGYLQHRFYMRNGFEMDHIRKNFFLDHYAVPIIEHGIQMKHMLVFSYRLKT, encoded by the coding sequence ATGAAAGAGAACTACGCTATTCAAAAACTTGCTGATGGTACTCCTATTCCTTATGAGCTATTGTTGCTCGCGGACGAAACCAAAGAAGCTATTAACAAGTATATTTTTGATTGTACCATCTTTACCTTAATCAATGAAAAGTCTAATGATCTAGTTGGGGTGATGGCGATCTTACAACTGGATCAAGATACTGTTGAACTTAAAAATATGGCAATCGCAGCCCATGAGCAGTCCCAGGGTTTTGGAAGTGATATGCTCTCTTTTTTAAAATCTTACGCACGAGATCAACAATGTCAACAGATATGGGTGGGTACTGCAGATATCGGATATCTACAGCATCGTTTCTACATGCGCAATGGATTTGAAATGGATCATATCCGCAAGAATTTCTTTTTGGACCATTATGCTGTTCCTATTATCGAGCATGGCATACAAATGAAGCACATGCTTGTTTTTTCATATCGTTTAAAAACGTAA
- a CDS encoding DUF6249 domain-containing protein — protein MNEETVIAIMVVSLFSTIFFTLYYYFQARNKERMALIEAGLDLSQFYKKKVQISQWLRLGILAVGIGVGLLIVGLMTQYQVQPVTAVLKVSIIVLCGGIAMVVASYVDKPKQDRD, from the coding sequence ATGAATGAAGAAACAGTGATTGCTATTATGGTTGTATCCTTATTTAGCACAATTTTTTTTACGCTTTATTACTATTTTCAAGCTCGCAACAAAGAGCGTATGGCATTGATAGAAGCGGGGCTTGATTTATCTCAGTTTTATAAAAAGAAGGTGCAGATCTCACAATGGCTACGTTTAGGTATTTTAGCTGTAGGAATCGGAGTAGGACTGTTGATTGTTGGTCTAATGACGCAGTATCAGGTGCAGCCCGTTACTGCAGTTTTAAAAGTTTCGATTATTGTACTTTGTGGTGGTATTGCGATGGTTGTTGCAAGCTATGTAGATAAACCCAAGCAAGACAGGGATTGA
- a CDS encoding methyltransferase domain-containing protein, which produces MSLLASFYIYDFSDFYSLKWLKKSYENKSIVNINAGFDETTVYLKQVFPQSTIQILDFYDAKKHTEISIKRARKAYPLAKSCQTISTLHIPIRFQSIDLIFLVLAAHEIRDSNERTLFFKEIHRILKPNGEVYMVEHLRNIPNFLAFNIGFLHFYSKKNWMNNFKGAGFDIVEEKKHTPFISIFKLMKNDCTP; this is translated from the coding sequence ATGTCTTTACTTGCATCATTTTATATTTATGATTTCAGCGATTTCTATTCTTTAAAATGGTTAAAAAAATCTTATGAAAACAAATCAATTGTGAATATTAATGCCGGATTTGACGAAACAACTGTATATTTAAAACAGGTATTTCCACAATCAACGATACAAATACTTGATTTTTATGATGCAAAAAAACACACAGAAATTTCTATCAAAAGAGCTCGAAAAGCATATCCATTAGCTAAATCCTGCCAAACAATCAGCACGCTGCATATTCCTATTCGATTTCAATCAATAGATTTGATATTTCTTGTTCTAGCTGCACATGAAATTCGTGATTCAAATGAACGAACTTTATTTTTTAAAGAAATACATCGAATTTTAAAACCTAATGGTGAGGTATATATGGTAGAGCATTTAAGGAATATACCTAATTTTTTAGCTTTTAATATTGGTTTTCTTCATTTTTACAGTAAAAAAAACTGGATGAATAATTTTAAGGGCGCTGGTTTTGATATTGTTGAAGAAAAGAAACATACTCCATTTATAAGCATATTTAAATTAATGAAAAATGATTGTACACCTTAA
- a CDS encoding TonB-dependent receptor produces MPVIKSALSYLLFIPTCLYAQDAKKDTIASYQLETAKVSGYLTEQALLTTPSSVSIVGQKAILGQNSATLLPGLNTVPGLRMEERSPGSYRLALRGSLIRSPFGIRNVKIYSDEFPITDAGGNTYLNLIDPASIAQIEVLKGPDGSIFGPNSGGVMIIKPNGFQKEGASKTSLNMAGGSFGFAQQQFSTLQHINKKYRFAVDQSFTRSDGYREHTALNKKTFQTAHYWDYSAQASLKVLAFYSDLNYQTPGGLTLEQYQENPRAARPATASVPSAKQQKAAIDNKTWYGGVSHKIKFSDRLSNTTTIFGSSSKVENPFITNYEFRDERNLGYRSYFSYESQDQWNWQLQVGTEGQKGWYDIANYNNKGGIPTDLQAEDKLENWQNFYYARAKMIIANRWTVEGAIGLNQNQIAYRQLHPTASAQKEHLSLGTTWMPKMATSYLLTPNLAIRGSISSGFSAPTIAEIRSSDNLINTTLKPESGYNQEIGIRWEGMNRRLIADISYYQYKMNNAIIRQLNENAVEYYQNAGKIKQKGVESSITAYLMTRSTAHDIVQSLYINSNVTYNNYRFATYQVGKDRYDNNKLTAVPDWIVVHTLQLDLAHQIGLNLQHNYTSKMPLNDANTAYAESFHLIQAKMQWGFKFLTNLQANLYLGVDNLLNEKYSLGNDINAFGGRYYNAAPTRNFFAGLKLSY; encoded by the coding sequence ATGCCTGTGATTAAATCTGCTTTATCCTATTTATTATTTATTCCGACGTGCCTCTACGCCCAAGATGCAAAAAAAGACACCATCGCTTCTTATCAATTAGAAACGGCGAAGGTTTCTGGGTATTTGACAGAACAAGCCCTACTGACCACGCCAAGCTCGGTATCGATCGTTGGGCAAAAAGCAATCCTTGGTCAAAATAGTGCGACCTTGTTGCCTGGCTTAAATACGGTACCGGGTCTACGTATGGAGGAACGATCGCCCGGTAGCTATCGTCTGGCACTCCGCGGAAGTCTGATCCGTTCGCCTTTTGGTATCCGGAATGTAAAAATATACAGCGATGAGTTTCCTATAACTGATGCTGGAGGAAATACCTACCTGAATCTGATTGATCCTGCTTCCATAGCACAGATCGAAGTGCTCAAAGGACCTGATGGTTCTATTTTTGGACCAAATTCGGGAGGGGTGATGATCATAAAACCCAATGGATTTCAAAAAGAGGGCGCATCTAAAACATCACTTAATATGGCGGGTGGATCTTTTGGATTTGCACAACAGCAATTTTCTACGCTCCAACATATCAATAAAAAATATCGCTTTGCAGTAGATCAAAGCTTTACACGATCTGATGGTTATAGAGAGCATACAGCATTAAATAAAAAAACATTTCAGACAGCGCATTACTGGGATTATAGTGCACAGGCAAGTTTAAAAGTATTGGCGTTTTACAGTGATTTAAACTATCAGACACCGGGAGGACTCACGCTGGAACAATATCAAGAAAATCCTCGTGCTGCAAGACCTGCCACGGCAAGTGTCCCATCTGCAAAACAACAAAAAGCAGCAATCGATAATAAAACCTGGTACGGAGGAGTATCTCATAAAATTAAATTCAGTGATAGACTGAGCAATACAACTACAATTTTTGGTTCTTCATCCAAGGTTGAAAATCCATTTATCACCAATTACGAATTTAGGGACGAGCGCAATCTAGGTTACCGAAGTTATTTTTCTTACGAATCGCAAGATCAATGGAACTGGCAATTGCAAGTCGGTACGGAAGGTCAAAAGGGTTGGTACGATATCGCTAACTATAATAACAAAGGTGGTATTCCGACCGATCTTCAGGCTGAGGATAAATTGGAGAACTGGCAAAACTTCTATTATGCGAGAGCTAAAATGATTATCGCCAACAGATGGACAGTAGAAGGTGCTATTGGATTAAATCAAAATCAGATCGCTTATAGACAATTGCACCCGACGGCTTCAGCACAAAAGGAACACCTTTCTTTGGGTACAACTTGGATGCCCAAGATGGCGACATCTTATTTGCTGACGCCAAATCTAGCTATACGCGGTTCGATATCCTCTGGATTTTCAGCACCAACCATTGCTGAAATCCGGTCTTCAGACAATCTCATCAATACAACATTAAAACCGGAGTCTGGTTATAACCAAGAAATTGGAATAAGATGGGAAGGAATGAATCGCCGCCTGATCGCTGATATTTCGTATTATCAGTACAAAATGAATAATGCCATCATTCGTCAATTGAATGAGAATGCTGTCGAATATTATCAGAATGCGGGTAAGATCAAACAAAAAGGAGTGGAAAGTTCGATCACAGCTTATCTCATGACACGGTCTACAGCACATGATATCGTACAATCACTGTACATCAATTCGAATGTTACCTATAATAATTATCGATTTGCCACCTATCAAGTAGGAAAAGACCGTTACGACAACAACAAGCTTACGGCTGTGCCCGACTGGATTGTTGTACATACGCTGCAGTTGGATCTTGCTCATCAGATCGGTCTTAATCTGCAACATAATTATACCTCAAAAATGCCATTAAATGATGCTAATACGGCTTATGCTGAATCTTTTCATCTGATTCAAGCAAAAATGCAGTGGGGTTTTAAATTTTTAACAAACCTACAGGCTAACCTTTATCTTGGTGTTGACAATCTATTAAATGAAAAATATAGTTTAGGTAATGATATCAATGCTTTTGGGGGTCGATATTATAACGCAGCTCCTACTCGAAACTTTTTTGCAGGACTAAAATTGAGTTATTAA
- a CDS encoding DUF2071 domain-containing protein yields MFAFLKNHPFAVEAYFESSIVLTFAVSKEKLVQLIPKTLTLDTLDGHYGFLAVALVKTTQLRPKGFPKVFGNDFFLIGYRIFVKYENEKGKKRRGLYILKSETNRKKMEILGNIFSHYNYSTTDIQQQKKGKEHCVSSKKSNFQIEYSEGDINSELPAQSPFINWKEARKYAGPLPFTFNYDIKKNEMLIIEGIRNNWKPIPIIVSQYHIEFLKELKLDDAILANAFIINHIPYSWKKGIKEKCSN; encoded by the coding sequence ATGTTCGCATTTCTTAAAAATCACCCTTTTGCTGTTGAAGCATATTTCGAAAGTTCTATTGTTTTAACATTTGCCGTTTCTAAGGAGAAATTAGTTCAACTGATTCCTAAAACATTGACATTGGATACTCTTGATGGCCACTACGGATTTTTGGCTGTAGCTTTAGTTAAAACAACTCAATTAAGACCTAAAGGTTTTCCTAAGGTATTCGGAAATGATTTCTTTCTTATTGGATACCGAATTTTTGTAAAATATGAAAATGAAAAAGGGAAGAAACGTCGTGGATTATATATTCTAAAATCGGAAACAAATCGAAAAAAAATGGAAATTTTAGGCAATATATTTAGTCATTATAATTATAGCACAACCGATATCCAACAACAAAAAAAAGGTAAAGAGCATTGCGTTTCTTCCAAAAAATCTAATTTTCAAATTGAGTATAGCGAGGGAGATATTAACAGTGAATTACCGGCACAATCTCCTTTTATTAATTGGAAAGAGGCCAGGAAATATGCTGGACCACTTCCATTTACTTTTAATTATGATATAAAGAAAAACGAAATGCTAATTATTGAAGGAATTAGAAATAACTGGAAACCTATCCCAATAATAGTATCTCAATACCATATCGAATTTTTGAAAGAGCTAAAATTAGATGATGCTATATTAGCAAATGCTTTTATTATTAATCATATACCCTATTCTTGGAAAAAAGGAATTAAAGAAAAATGCAGCAATTAA